The proteins below come from a single Macaca fascicularis isolate 582-1 chromosome 9, T2T-MFA8v1.1 genomic window:
- the LOC135965039 gene encoding uncharacterized protein, which produces MGRVLPQTAPLRGVCRPGETSPGPKNSVSPAEPAESDPRGAASEPHGLVAFLAEPRAKGIPAWAFGDRNIPGFRHLVVSAAQDSLPSSFMWPRCWTQGPHELTPSGGGFGYLGLCFLGLGDRSAPASTRDAEFACRGLRAKSRGWGSHFPGRVGAASRWRPVGPALHPDSDPGLPGSLGPESVARSRDAQHRPGPPVQRSCGGRKGLVEDQPRSAEVAAAS; this is translated from the coding sequence ATGGGGAGGGTGCTTCCCCAGACGGCTCCCCTGAGAGGGGTGTGTCGGCCTGGAGAGACATCTCCAGGCCCCAAGAACTCGGTTTCCCCAGCAGAGCCTGCAGAAAGTGACCCACGAGGCGCTGCTTCCGAGCCACACGGCTTGGTAGCTTTCTTGGCTGAACCAAGGGCTAAAGGGATTCCTGCGTGGGCGTTTGGAGACAGGAATATCCCTGGTTTCCGGCACCTGGTGGTCAGCGCTGCCCAGGACTCACTGCCATCCTCTTTCATGTGGCCGCGATGCTGGACTCAAGGCCCACATGAGCTGACGCCATCAGGCGGTGGGTTTGGCTACCTaggcctctgcttcctggggctCGGAGACCGCAGCGCGCCCGCGAGCACGCGCGACGCCGAATTTGCCTGCAGGGGACTTCGCGCAAAAAGCCGGGGCTGGGGGAGCCATTTCCCGGGTAGAGTCGGCGCGGCGAGCAGGTGGAGGCCGGTTGGCCCCGCCCTCCACCCCGACTCAGATCCCGGCCTCCCGGGGTCCCTAGGGCCCGAGAGTGTCGCGCGCTCCAGGGACGCACAGCACCGCCCGGGGCCCCCAGTGCAGCGGAGCTGCGGGGGAAGAAAGGGGCTGGTGGAGGATCAGCCGCGCTCCGCAGAGGTAGCCGCGGCGTCTTGA